In Tepidisphaeraceae bacterium, a genomic segment contains:
- the polX gene encoding DNA polymerase/3'-5' exonuclease PolX → MALNHDLAEIFRIMAAVMEIKGESVFKAIAFSKVSRILNDMTFDIKKAHDDGTLKDLEGIGPASRKIIEDYIRNGRSVDFEEVSTSVPAGLLPMLEIPGLGPKTISLLWKERGITNQEELVRAIDEGKLDGLKGIGAKKIDSIKQGIALRAQAKGRVGIVEALPMGESLIERVRALKGIARAEVAGSLRRRKETIGDVDIVAALTDKADPVAIAALFVAFPEVQHILGQGASKASVLTAGGLQVDLRMVPEENFGAALLYFTGSKDHNVRIRGRALDKGMTLSEWGLYDLAKYEKAAKKTAEAPKLAPIASRTEADVYAALGLAYVEPELREDRGEVALAEAGTLPKLIQLADIRGDLHTHTTASDGTNSIEEMAEAAKAMGYAFLAITDHSKSQVIANGLTADRLLKHVAAIRKVADKIKGIKLLAGCEVDILVDGRLDFDDAVLKELDIVVASPHVSLKQDSKKATDRIKRAIDTRYVNIIGHPTGRLINSREGLPLDFAQLFPVAAKNGTAMEINAGYPRLDLNEVNARAALETGVMLSINTDAHSVSGLTEMIYGINVARRAGTTVGSVINCMEVHDLMSFIAKKR, encoded by the coding sequence ATGGCCCTGAACCACGACCTAGCCGAAATCTTCCGCATCATGGCCGCCGTTATGGAGATCAAAGGGGAAAGCGTCTTCAAGGCGATCGCGTTCTCGAAGGTGTCGCGCATCCTGAACGACATGACCTTCGACATCAAGAAGGCCCACGACGACGGCACCCTGAAGGACCTGGAGGGCATCGGCCCGGCCAGCCGGAAGATCATTGAAGACTACATCCGCAACGGCCGCAGTGTCGACTTCGAGGAAGTCTCGACCAGCGTGCCGGCCGGCCTGTTGCCGATGCTGGAGATTCCGGGCCTGGGGCCGAAGACGATCTCGCTGCTCTGGAAGGAGCGCGGCATCACCAACCAGGAAGAACTGGTGCGGGCGATCGACGAGGGCAAGCTGGACGGGCTGAAGGGCATTGGCGCCAAGAAGATCGACTCGATTAAGCAGGGCATCGCGCTGCGGGCCCAGGCGAAGGGGCGCGTGGGCATCGTGGAGGCGCTGCCGATGGGCGAGAGCCTGATCGAGCGCGTGCGGGCGCTGAAGGGCATTGCCCGGGCCGAGGTCGCGGGAAGCCTAAGGCGGCGGAAAGAGACGATCGGCGACGTCGACATCGTCGCTGCGCTGACCGACAAGGCCGACCCGGTCGCCATCGCGGCGCTATTCGTGGCGTTCCCGGAGGTACAGCACATCCTCGGGCAAGGGGCCAGCAAGGCCAGTGTGCTGACGGCCGGTGGGTTGCAGGTCGATCTGCGCATGGTGCCCGAAGAAAACTTCGGTGCCGCGCTGCTCTACTTCACCGGCAGCAAGGACCACAACGTGCGCATCCGTGGCCGGGCGCTCGACAAGGGCATGACCCTTAGCGAGTGGGGACTGTACGATTTGGCGAAGTACGAAAAGGCTGCCAAGAAGACGGCCGAGGCGCCGAAGCTCGCGCCGATCGCGAGCAGGACCGAAGCCGACGTGTACGCGGCGCTGGGCCTGGCGTACGTCGAACCGGAACTGCGCGAAGACCGCGGCGAGGTGGCGCTGGCCGAGGCCGGCACGCTGCCGAAGCTGATTCAGCTGGCCGACATTCGCGGCGACCTTCATACGCATACGACGGCGTCCGACGGCACCAACAGCATCGAAGAAATGGCCGAGGCTGCCAAGGCGATGGGATACGCGTTCCTGGCGATCACCGACCATTCCAAGAGTCAGGTGATCGCCAACGGTTTAACCGCTGATCGCTTGTTGAAGCACGTCGCCGCCATTCGCAAGGTGGCCGACAAGATCAAGGGCATCAAGCTGCTAGCCGGCTGCGAGGTCGATATTCTGGTCGACGGGCGGCTGGATTTCGACGACGCCGTGCTGAAGGAACTGGACATCGTGGTGGCCAGCCCGCACGTGTCGCTGAAGCAGGATTCGAAGAAGGCGACCGACCGCATCAAGCGGGCGATCGACACGCGCTACGTGAACATCATCGGCCATCCGACCGGCCGGTTGATCAACAGCCGTGAGGGGTTGCCGTTGGACTTCGCGCAGCTGTTCCCGGTGGCCGCCAAGAACGGAACGGCCATGGAGATTAACGCCGGCTATCCGCGGTTGGACCTGAACGAGGTGAACGCGCGGGCCGCGCTGGAGACGGGCGTGATGCTGTCGATCAACACCGACGCGCACAGCGTGAGCGGCTTGACCGAGATGATCTACGGCATCAACGTCGCCCGCCGAGCGGGCACGACGGTGGGCAGCGTAATCAATTGCATGGAAGTTCATGATTTAATGTCGTTCATCGCTAAAAAGCGGTAA
- a CDS encoding Nif3-like dinuclear metal center hexameric protein, whose translation MRLHDLVITLDEIAPIRFAETWDNVGLLAGDPQQSVSKAILTIDYTPAVAAEATAIGADVVIAYHPPIFTPVKRLTANSSSGLVFDAIRRGVAIYSPHTAIDVAPGGTNDMLADALGLPADDRQPLRIVQPKANQYKLVTFVPKDALPRVSEALFAAGAGHIGNYSHCSFQIDGRGTFVGEEGTNPTVGQSGRLETTAEVRLETVLPIARLNDALTALRASHPYEEPAFDLVQLAAPPEKTGQGRIGNLKQPVARRELIERIKTALNLDHLLIAGPTDGDATRLACCAGSCGDLLDDAIAQHADLYLTGEMKHHEALRAAASGMTVICTLHSNSERAVLRRIQAKLRDALPNFPTHVSEHDRDPFVIV comes from the coding sequence ATGCGCCTCCACGACCTCGTCATCACGCTAGACGAAATCGCCCCGATTCGCTTTGCCGAAACGTGGGACAACGTCGGCCTGCTCGCCGGCGATCCGCAGCAGAGCGTCAGCAAGGCGATCCTGACGATCGACTACACCCCCGCCGTCGCCGCTGAAGCGACCGCGATCGGGGCGGACGTGGTGATCGCGTATCACCCGCCGATCTTTACACCAGTAAAGCGACTGACGGCCAACTCGTCGTCCGGCCTGGTCTTCGATGCCATCCGACGAGGCGTGGCGATCTACTCGCCGCACACCGCGATCGACGTGGCGCCCGGTGGCACCAACGACATGCTGGCCGACGCGCTCGGACTGCCCGCGGACGACCGCCAGCCGCTGCGCATCGTTCAACCGAAGGCCAATCAGTACAAGCTGGTGACGTTCGTGCCGAAGGATGCGCTCCCGCGCGTTAGCGAGGCCCTTTTCGCCGCTGGCGCGGGGCATATTGGCAATTACAGCCACTGCAGCTTTCAGATCGACGGCCGAGGCACGTTCGTGGGTGAAGAAGGGACGAACCCGACCGTCGGCCAGTCCGGCCGATTGGAAACGACCGCCGAGGTGCGGCTGGAGACCGTCCTGCCCATCGCGCGCCTGAACGATGCCCTGACCGCCCTTCGCGCCAGCCATCCCTACGAGGAACCCGCGTTCGACCTCGTGCAGTTGGCCGCACCACCGGAGAAGACCGGGCAGGGCCGGATCGGCAACCTTAAACAGCCCGTTGCGCGCCGCGAGCTGATCGAGCGCATCAAGACCGCCTTAAACCTCGATCACCTGCTGATCGCCGGCCCGACCGATGGCGACGCGACCCGGCTGGCCTGTTGCGCCGGCAGTTGTGGCGACCTGCTCGACGACGCGATCGCCCAGCACGCCGACCTCTACCTCACCGGTGAGATGAAGCACCACGAAGCCCTCCGCGCCGCCGCAAGCGGCATGACGGTCATCTGCACCCTGCACAGCAACAGCGAGCGGGCGGTGCTGCGGCGTATCCAAGCCAAGTTGCGCGACGCGCTGCCCAACTTCCCCACGCACGTCAGCGAACACGACCGCGACCCGTTCGTGATTGTGTGA
- the hflX gene encoding GTPase HflX, whose protein sequence is MAELKRTDLSVRQERAILVGVILPGTTADPRDPLGELASLAKTAGAKPVATLLQRRQRVDPGTYLGSGKALEIAHLAMEHKANVVLFDNELTPSQIGALEKIINEEAKSPRNQGIKVLDRSELILDIFATRAQTHEAKLQVELAQLQYTFPRLAKMWGHLERIAGSGAGMGIGARGPGETQLETDRRIVRKRIADLRDDIGQIQERKTRLVSERTRHHFTVCVVGYTNAGKSTLFNTLTAAGTYADDKLFATLDTKTRAWKLEKGTEVLLSDTVGFVRDLPHNLVASFKATLEEAVNADLLLHVLDVGHPHAEQQFKSVHDVLDEIGAKGKPEVLLLNKIDTPEGEEAMSFWRALHSDAIAISAKTGAGLDKLHEAVYQFVRGQQVDVTLEADVTNGKLLAFLESNTRISDRQFIDGDGRVQVRTIMGRQTLADLARNGQIDIKTVEPAGEVR, encoded by the coding sequence TTGGCTGAACTGAAACGTACCGATCTCTCCGTCCGCCAGGAGCGGGCGATCCTCGTCGGCGTCATCCTGCCCGGCACGACCGCCGACCCGCGCGATCCGCTGGGCGAGCTGGCCTCGCTCGCCAAGACCGCCGGCGCCAAGCCCGTCGCCACGCTGCTGCAGCGGCGCCAGCGCGTTGACCCCGGCACCTATCTCGGCAGTGGCAAGGCCCTCGAGATCGCGCACCTGGCGATGGAACACAAGGCCAACGTCGTCCTGTTCGACAACGAGCTTACCCCCAGCCAGATCGGCGCCCTCGAGAAGATCATCAACGAGGAGGCCAAAAGCCCGCGCAACCAAGGCATCAAGGTCCTGGACCGCAGCGAGCTGATCCTCGACATCTTCGCCACCCGCGCGCAAACGCACGAGGCCAAGCTGCAGGTGGAACTGGCGCAGCTGCAGTACACCTTCCCGCGCCTGGCCAAGATGTGGGGCCACTTGGAACGCATCGCCGGCAGCGGCGCGGGCATGGGCATCGGCGCGCGCGGTCCGGGTGAAACGCAGCTGGAAACCGACCGCCGAATCGTGCGCAAGCGCATCGCCGATTTGCGCGACGACATCGGGCAGATCCAGGAGCGCAAGACGCGGCTGGTGTCGGAGCGCACGCGGCACCACTTCACGGTCTGCGTCGTCGGCTACACGAACGCCGGCAAGAGCACCCTCTTCAACACGCTGACCGCCGCCGGCACTTACGCCGACGACAAGCTGTTCGCCACGTTGGACACGAAGACGCGCGCCTGGAAGCTGGAGAAGGGCACCGAGGTGCTGTTGAGCGACACGGTCGGCTTCGTGCGCGACCTGCCGCACAACCTCGTCGCGTCGTTCAAGGCGACGCTGGAAGAGGCCGTGAACGCCGACCTGCTGCTGCACGTCTTAGACGTCGGCCATCCGCACGCCGAGCAGCAGTTCAAGAGCGTGCACGACGTGCTCGACGAGATCGGCGCCAAGGGCAAGCCCGAGGTTCTGCTGCTGAACAAGATCGACACGCCCGAGGGCGAAGAGGCCATGTCGTTCTGGCGCGCGCTGCACAGCGACGCGATCGCCATCAGCGCCAAGACCGGCGCCGGCCTCGACAAGCTGCACGAGGCCGTCTACCAGTTCGTGCGCGGCCAGCAGGTCGACGTGACGCTGGAGGCCGACGTGACCAACGGCAAGCTGCTGGCCTTCCTGGAGAGCAACACGCGCATAAGCGACCGCCAGTTCATCGACGGCGACGGCCGCGTGCAGGTCCGCACCATCATGGGCCGCCAAACCCTCGCCGACCTCGCCCGCAACGGCCAGATCGACATCAAGACCGTCGAACCCGCCGGTGAGGTTCGGTAA
- a CDS encoding methyltransferase, giving the protein MSQTTPADVPPAQAMLQLIGGFWVSRALYAAATLGLADLLKDGPRSADALAAATGMKARPMYRLLRALASVGVFRERADGTFELTAVAATLRSDVPDSLRATAMSELGPSHYGAWGEILHSLKTGDPSFDHVHGMPVFEWFGQNPDRAKIFNQSMTEFSTMVEAAVVEAYDFSACGTIVDVGGGHGSFLAGILKKWPSLRGIVYDSPQVVAGAAPLLASAGLTDRCTTAAGDFFQSVPAGGNTYVMKHIIHDWYDDRCQAILGHCRKVMKPGDRVLIVDQVLPGGNEPSIGKFTDLVMMIMPGGMERTAAEFESLVTRAGLRFGRIVPTKSPVCVVEAFA; this is encoded by the coding sequence ATGAGCCAGACCACCCCCGCCGACGTTCCGCCCGCCCAAGCCATGCTGCAATTGATCGGCGGCTTCTGGGTGTCGCGCGCCCTCTACGCGGCCGCCACGCTTGGGTTGGCAGACCTGCTGAAGGACGGCCCCCGGTCGGCCGACGCGCTGGCCGCCGCCACGGGCATGAAGGCCCGGCCGATGTATCGCCTGCTGCGCGCCCTGGCGAGCGTGGGCGTTTTCCGCGAGCGCGCCGACGGCACGTTCGAGCTGACCGCCGTCGCCGCCACGCTGCGGTCCGATGTGCCGGATTCGCTGCGCGCCACGGCGATGTCCGAACTGGGGCCGTCGCACTACGGCGCGTGGGGCGAGATCCTGCACAGCCTGAAGACCGGCGACCCGTCGTTCGACCACGTCCACGGGATGCCGGTCTTCGAATGGTTCGGCCAGAACCCCGACCGCGCCAAGATCTTCAACCAATCCATGACGGAATTCTCAACGATGGTCGAGGCGGCGGTCGTCGAGGCGTACGACTTCTCCGCCTGCGGCACGATCGTCGACGTCGGCGGTGGGCACGGTTCATTCCTCGCCGGCATCCTGAAGAAATGGCCGTCGCTGCGCGGCATCGTCTACGACAGCCCGCAGGTCGTCGCGGGCGCTGCGCCATTACTGGCCAGCGCCGGATTAACCGACCGCTGCACAACCGCGGCCGGCGACTTCTTCCAATCGGTGCCGGCCGGTGGCAACACCTACGTGATGAAGCACATCATCCACGACTGGTACGACGACCGCTGCCAGGCCATCTTGGGCCACTGCCGCAAGGTGATGAAGCCGGGCGACCGCGTGTTGATCGTCGACCAGGTGCTGCCAGGCGGCAACGAGCCCTCGATCGGCAAGTTCACTGACCTAGTCATGATGATCATGCCCGGCGGCATGGAGCGCACCGCCGCCGAGTTCGAATCGCTCGTCACCCGCGCCGGCCTCCGTTTCGGCCGCATCGTGCCGACGAAGTCGCCGGTCTGCGTGGTCGAGGCGTTCGCTTAA